GCCTTATCAATACGATGCCAAAACCGGCAGGCAGCAAACCAATAACTCGGCTGCCTATACCGTAATTTACAATATGAAAAATTGCAAGTAATTATTTAATTTAGATAAAATTATCACCATCAAAAAATGAAAACCAGGGACACCAGCATACTTTATCTTGTATTGGGATTATATACCCTCATGATCAGTTGGTATTATAACCATTCGCTGATTTTGTTGCTTATCCATTACCTTATCTGGCCGGTTTACCTGGTGTACGAATTGCTGATTGGCCACCTTGCCCACGGGCTTTGGCGTACAATTCCGCTATCGTATTTTAATTAGTATAGCTGTCAAAATATTTTTTACTATTTATGCCCGGTTAACAGCCGGGCATTTTTTGTTTTAAATTAGCTATCAGGTGGCATAGGAACACCCGGCCCGGTTGTTACCACGCAACGCTGGTTTATCAAACCTTTTCAACAACAACTGCTGTGCCGTATGCCAATACTTCGGTAATGCCCTGCATTACTTCGTTTGCGTCGTAACGCATGTTGATAATGGCATTTGCGCCAATGGCCTGGGCATGCTGTATCAAAAGCTGGTAGGCTTCTTCACGGGCGTTTTCGCAAAGCTCAACATAAATAGAAAGCCGGCCGCCAAAAAGCGACTGAAAACCACCGGCAATATTGCCCAGCGCGCTGCGGCTGCGTACGGTAATACCACGTACAACACCTAAATGTTTAACTACCCGGTAACCATCTAATCCGGTACTGGTTGTAATAAGCGAAGTATCCATTGTTTTATTTAGTTTATGTTGATTAGAGTGCAGGCAAGGCCAAATGTTACAATAATGGCTGCTTACCGGTATTTACACAAGTACGAACTTTGAACGTGCGTTTTTACCTTGAATTTTATATTGGCCTCAACTTCAAACGATTGACCCGGTGTGTAAGTTTGCCATTCATCTTCGCCAGGTAACAGTACATCCAGCCCGCCTTCAATAACGGTCATGGTTTCGTGGCTCGATGTGCCAAATTCATACTCGCCTTTTTCCATTACGCCGATGGTGCTTTTCCCTTCTGCGCTGGTATAGCCCAGTGATTTTACCGTGCCTTCAAAATATTCGTTTACGTGAATCATATTTTTTAAATTAAGCGCCTAATATGCCTAAATAAAATCATTTGTTTTAATAAATGCCGGCCTTAAATAATTCAGGGTAAAACTGCCGAATGTTAAAATATGTGAAAAAATTAACTTTGGTTGTAATTATTAATCTGCAAAGAGCGTTATTTGCATAAAATCTGCAAGGCGCATAGTTTGCACAAAATTTATATATGAGGAAAATTCAACTTATTGTTCTGTTACTTATATCGGCTATCTACTTCCAAGGCTGTAAAAAAGACGTTGTTACTTCTGCTTCTACCACATCTGATAAAATACTTGCTGCAAATATTAATGGTGTTGAATGGTACCCGGATACGGTTACCGCACGGATTACTTTTAACAGTACTACAAAAGTTAAAACCTTTTCGGTAATTGGTACTGCCAATTCAAAGCGGGTTATCTTTAATATCAATGTGCCCAACAGCACAAATACCAATAGTTTTCCTTTAGCCACATATAAAGTAGACGGCACGGGAAAATTAAACATGACTTATTACACCCAGCAAAGAAACGATGCTGGCGTTTATGTGTTTGTACAAACCGGCACTGTTGAACCGGGCTCCGGATTGGCTACCATAACTGCAATTGATACGGTTGCCAAAGTAATTACCGGAACATATTCGTTTACCTCAAAAAAGGTTAATCTTAATCCTGACGGAAGCTATCAATCCATAGAAATATCGCAGATACTTTTAGGCACCTTCGATAAATTACCATATCAATTAGGAGATGGCAATTTATAGCCGGGCATAGCCAGGTATTTTGCAAAATATTAAAGCCCTCTGTTGAAAAACAGAGGGCTTTGTTTTTATATCCATTTTTTAGCTAAAGTCAAAACCGCCCTTTCCGGGCTACAACTAAACTGCCAGGTGTTAAGCTGGTTTTGTAGGCGAAGGGGTTGTAGGCATAGGTGTGGGCGTAGGACTTGGGTTTGGCGTAGGTGCGGGGTTTGGAGTCGGGGTTGGGCTCGGAGTGGGCGTAGGGCTCGGATTTGGCACAGGTGCAGGTGTTGGCGATGGAACAGGTGCCGGGTCAGTAGGTGTTGGTGTTGGCGACGGTACAGGTGCCGGGGTTGGCGCCGGAGCAGGTGTTTTTGGCGTCTTTTTCTTTTTACCTGGTATAGTATCGGTTACCATACCTTTTTTTGCGATGATTCCGTTGTCGCCGGTACCATTAATGGCCGTATGATTGGCGGCAAAAACTACCGAACATGCAAATGATAATGCTACAGCTGCTGCTGTTAACTTTAAATTTTTCATAATAATTTATTTTAAATTAATAAATTAACTTAAATGATAACAGTGCCAATAAGCTTTAGTTTTCATTAATTGTGATAACTCTTTTTTTGAACAAGAAAACTACCAGCATTTTTAGTCATCAGCGACTGCGAAAGTGCGCCGCTCAACATTAGCGTTTTGCTAAAACAATATATTGCGTTAACGCTTTATGGTTTTGTATGGCATCATCAAACAAGTCTATTTATGCTGCGCTGGCGGCAAATTTGCTTATCGCTTTAACCAAATTTATGGCAGGCTTTTTTAGTAACAGTGCCGCTATGGTAGCCGAGGGGGTACACTCTGTGGTTGACACCGCCAACCAGGTATTATTGTTGTTTGGTTTGCACCAAAGCCGCAAAAAGCCCGATGCAAAGCATCCTTTTGGCTATGGTAAGGAGTTGTATTTTTATTCGTTCATCGTGTCGATACTCATATTTGGGCTGGGCGGGGGCGTTTCCATATACCAGGGTATTGCCCATATCATCACGCCCGAAGTTCCGGGTAACCCAACCTGGAATTACGCGGTGTTGGGCATGTCGGTAATATTCGAGGGTTCATCGTTGTTAATAGCGGCCAAAGAGTTTAACAAACTGCGTAGCGAGCTTTCGTGGTGGCAGGCTATTGTCAAGAGTAAAGATCCATCAACTTTTTTGGTGCTGTTTGAAGATAGCGCGGCCGTTATAGGCCTGGTTATCGTAGCTGTTTGTATGTTTATCGGTCATACTTATCACATTAATTATCTTGATGGCCTGGCCTCATTGCTGGTTGGATTGGTGCTCATATTTGTTTCTATAATACTTGCGCGCGAAAGCCGCAGTTTGCTCATGGGCGAGGGGATAGGCGCAAGCACTAAAAAACACATCATCGAAATTGTAGAGCAGGATCACGACGTTTTAAAGCTCATGCACCTCATGTCAACCTATCAATCGCCTACCGAGGTTTTGCTCATGCTAATCATTTCGTTTAAAAGTAACCTGGATACCGCGGGCATTAATAATGCTATTATTCGCATCCGCAACCGGGTAAAAGATGAGTATAGCCTCATTCACTTTGTTATTATCCAACCAGATACCTTTATGGAAAAAGTAAGCCCCAATATGCAGTTGTACGTTTAATTGGTAATTGTAAAATAAACATCCTCCATATCTGAAAAAATAGCTAATATGCAGTGCTAAACTTATTATCATGAATTATAACCAGCCCGCAACAGCTACCCCTAAAAACGCTTTAAAAACAACATCAATTATACACCTGGCCTTAATAACGGGGCAGGTATTGTTTATGATAGTGGCTTATATAACCAATAAAAACATCAAATACTTTGATTATAAAGACAGCAGGGACGACGTGTTTTTTTACA
The genomic region above belongs to Mucilaginibacter sp. KACC 22773 and contains:
- a CDS encoding YbjQ family protein, with protein sequence MDTSLITTSTGLDGYRVVKHLGVVRGITVRSRSALGNIAGGFQSLFGGRLSIYVELCENAREEAYQLLIQHAQAIGANAIINMRYDANEVMQGITEVLAYGTAVVVEKV
- a CDS encoding cation diffusion facilitator family transporter; amino-acid sequence: MASSNKSIYAALAANLLIALTKFMAGFFSNSAAMVAEGVHSVVDTANQVLLLFGLHQSRKKPDAKHPFGYGKELYFYSFIVSILIFGLGGGVSIYQGIAHIITPEVPGNPTWNYAVLGMSVIFEGSSLLIAAKEFNKLRSELSWWQAIVKSKDPSTFLVLFEDSAAVIGLVIVAVCMFIGHTYHINYLDGLASLLVGLVLIFVSIILARESRSLLMGEGIGASTKKHIIEIVEQDHDVLKLMHLMSTYQSPTEVLLMLIISFKSNLDTAGINNAIIRIRNRVKDEYSLIHFVIIQPDTFMEKVSPNMQLYV
- the ppnP gene encoding pyrimidine/purine nucleoside phosphorylase, with protein sequence MIHVNEYFEGTVKSLGYTSAEGKSTIGVMEKGEYEFGTSSHETMTVIEGGLDVLLPGEDEWQTYTPGQSFEVEANIKFKVKTHVQSSYLCKYR